From the genome of Lotus japonicus ecotype B-129 chromosome 6, LjGifu_v1.2, one region includes:
- the LOC130721898 gene encoding glucose-6-phosphate/phosphate translocator 1, chloroplastic-like: protein MISSLRQPSIGITGSDVVLRRTHATTLQTRSFLPSLSRGSALRSSSMVSVHKPLHLASVGVGGSFGMKNFENLGRGDDLVKCGAYEADKSEIEGAATPSEAAKKVKIGIYFATWWALNVVFNIYNKKVLNAYPYPWLTSTLSLACGSLMMLISWATRIAEAPKTDLDFWKSLFPVAVAHTIGHVAATVSMSKVAVSFTHIIKSGEPAFSVLVSRFILGESFPAQVYLSLLPIIGGCALAAVTELNFNMVGFMGAMISNLAFVFRNIFSKKGMKGKSVSGMNYYACLSILSLAILTPFAIAVEGPQMWAAGWQTAVSQVGPQLVWWVAAQSVFYHLYNQVSYMSLDEISPLTFSIGNTMKRISVIVSSIIIFQTPVQPVNALGAAIAVFGTFLYSQAKQ, encoded by the exons ATGATTTCATCGTTGAGACAACCTAGTATAGGGATCACTGGTTCTGATGTTGTTTTGAGGAGAACACATGCAACAACCTTGCAGACACGGTCGTTTTTACCTTCTCTGTCAAGAGGAAGTGCTCTGAGATCATCATCCATGGTTTCAGTGCATAAGCCACTGCACCTTGCATCTGTTGGTGTTGGAGGAAGCTTTGGGATGAAGAATTTCGAGAATCTGGGAAGGGGTGATGATTTGGTGAAGTGTGGAGCGTATGAGGCTGATAAATCAGAGATTGAAGGTGCAGCAACACCATCTGAGGCTGCTAAGAAGGTGAAAATTGGGATATATTTTGCTACCTGGTGGGCTTTGAATGTGGTGTTCAATATTTATAACAAGAAGGTTTTGAATGCCTACCCTTACCCTTGGCTCACTTCAACTTTGTCACTGGCTTGTGGGTCTCTCATGATGTTGATCTCTTGGGCCACCAGGATTGCAGAGGCACCTAAGACTGATCTTGATTTTTGGAAGTCTCTATTCCCT GTTGCTGTTGCACATACAATTGGACATGTTGCGGCGACGGTTAGTATGTCGAAAGTTGCAGTATCATTTACCCATATCATCAAGAGTGGTGAGCCTGCTTTTAGTGTTCTGGTTTCAAGGTTTATTTTGGGTGAGAGCTTCCCTGCGCAAGTCTATCTATCTTTacttccaatcattggtggatgTGCACTTGCTGCTGTGACTGAGCTCAATTTCAATATGGTTG GTTTTATGGGGGCTATGATATCAAATTTGGCATTTGTATTCCGGAACATCTTTTCTAAAAAGGGGATGAAGGGAAAGTCCGTCAGCGGAATGAATTACTATGCTTGTTTGTCTATTTTGTCCCTTGCGATTCTCACACCCTTCGCAATTGCTGTTGAAGGACCACAGATGTGGGCCGCTGGATGGCAAACGGCCGTCTCTCAAGTTGGACCCCAGCTAGTATG GTGGGTAGCAGCTCAGAGTGTATTCTATCATCTATACAATCAGGTGTCATACATGTCTCTGGATGAGATCTCTCCCTTGACATTTAGCATCGGAAACACCATGAAACGTATATCCGTCATAGTGTCTTCAATTATCATCTTCCAAACACCAGTTCAGCCCGTCAATGCTCTTGGAGCTGCTATTGCTGTCTTCGGAACCTTCTTATATTCACAG GCGAAACAATAG